The Streptomyces puniciscabiei genomic interval CGTACGTGCATGTGCGCCGGCGCCGCTCCCAGGACGTCGGCGCGGTCCTGACCGAGCAGCCGGTACCCGAGGTCGTCGGCCGCACCGAACTCGTCCCGGCCCCCTGCGTCCTGCACCCCGAGGAAATCACCGAGCTCCCCTGGTTCGAGGAGCTCGAACTCTCCCTGCAGGACCGCATCGCCGAGTGGGCGGGACCGGACGACGAGGGCGACGGGTACGTCTCCGATCTGTCCATCGCCCCCGGCTGGAAGGTCGGCGGCCACATCGCGTGGAACCTCACCGGCCCGACGGCCCTGAACTGTCCCACCTGCGGCGCGGAGCTCTTCCCGCTCCTCACCGCGGCGTCCTGCGAGTGGGACTCCAGCACGACGAGCTGGATCCCGTACGAGGACCGGCCGACGGCGGATGCCGGACGGGCCTGCGGCCCCACGGAGGTCTCGCCGGGGCGGGGCCGCCTGGTCGTCGCCGTATGCCCGGGCGACCCGCGACACCCGGTCCGGCTGATCAGTCAGTGACCGGACGAAGGCCGCCCGAGACCCGGCCTCACCAATTCATGCAAGCATGCTTGATTGTTTTTTGCTCCGCTGCCATGCTCCCCCCATGGCCGACCCGACGCCCGTCATCGACGACCTGCGTGCCGAGAGCGACGAACTGGACCGACTGATTGCCGAGTTGACGCCGGAGCAGTGGAGGCTCGCCACCCCCGCGCCCGGCTGGACCCTCGCCCACCAGATCGCCCACCTCGCCTGGACCGACCGCTCGGCCCTGCTGGCCGTCACCGATGCCCGTGCCTTCCAGGCGCTGGTCGAGAAGGCGCTCGCCGCCCCGGACTCCTTCGTGGACGAAGGCGCGGAGGACGGCGCCCGGCTCCCGCCCGGCGAGCTGCTGCGTACATGGCGCACCGGACGGGACGCCCTCGACCGGGCCCTGCGCACCGCACCACCCGGCGCCCGTTTCCCCTGGTACGGCCCGCCCATGTCCGCAGCCTCCATGGCCACGGCCCGTCTTATGGAGACCTGGGCCCACGGGCTGGACATCGCCGACGCCCTGGGTGTGGTGCGCCCACCCACCGACCGGCTCAGGCATGTGGCGCGGCTCGGGGTCCGTACCCGGGACTTCGCCCACACCGTCCACGGGCTCACCCCTCCGGTGGAGGAATTCCGGGTGGAACTGACGGCAGAAGACGGCGAGGTGTGGGCATACGGCCCCGAGGACGCCCCCCAGCGCGTCACCGGCCCCGCCCTCGACTTCTGCCTCCTGGTCACCCAGCGCGCCCACCGGTCCGACCTCGCCCTGAGCGCCGTCGGCCCGGACGCCGGCCGCTGGCTGGACATCGCACAGGCCTTCGCGGGCCCGCCCGGCAGCGGCCGCCCGTCGAAGGGGGACCCGGCATGACCGGCTTGCGCATCGGCAACTTCTCCGGCTTCTACGGCGACCGTTTCGACGCCCTGCGCGAGATGCTCACCGGCGGCGAGATCGACGTCCTCACCGGCGACTACCTCGCCGAACTCACCATGCTGATCCTCGCCCGCGACCGGCTGAAGGACCCCGGCGCCGGTTACGCCCGCACCTTCCCGCGCCAGCTGGAGGACTGCCTCGGCCTCGCCCACGAGCGCGGGGTGCGGATCGTCACCAACGCCGGGGGGCTCAATCCGGCCGGACTGGCCACCGCCGTGCGGGAGTTGGCCGACCGGCTCGGCATTCCGGTGCGCGTCGCCCACGTCGAGGGCGACGACCTCACCGCCTCCCACCCCGGCACCCTCGCCGCCCACGCCTACCTCGGCGGCTTCGGGATCGCCGAGTGTCTGCGGGCCGGTGCGGACATCGTCGTCACCGGGCGGGTGACCGACGCGGCCCTCGTCACCGGGCCGGCCGCCGCCCACTTCGGGTGGGGACGAACGGACCACGACCGGCTGGCGGGCGCCGTCGTCGCCGGGCATGTGCTGGAGTGCGGGACGCAGGCCACCGGCGGCAACTACGCGTTCTTCCGCGAGGGGGACGTACGCCGGCCCGGCTTCCCGCTCGCCGAGATCCACGCCGACGGCAGCAGCGTCATCACCAAGCACCCCGGCACCGGCGGCCTGGTCGACGTCGGCACGGTCACCGCGCAGCTGCTGTACGAGACCGGCGGCGGCCGGTACGCCGGGCCCGATGTCACCGCCCGGCTGGACACCGTACGGCTGAGCCAGGACGGGCCGGACCGGGTGCGGATCGAGGGGGTGCGGGGCGAGGCGCCGCCGCCGACCCTGAAAGCCGGGCTGAACCGGCTCGGCGGCTTCCGCAACGAGGTCGTCTTCGTCCTCACCGGACTCGACATCGAGGCCAAGGCCGCCCTCGTGCGGGAGCAGCTCTCCGACGCGCTCGCCAAGTCGCCGCCCGCCGAGGTCCGCTGGGAGCTGGTCCGCACCGACCGGGCCGACGCCGGCACCGAGGAGACCGCGAGCGCCCTGCTGCGGCTGGTCGTACGGGACGCGGACGAGCGGGTCGTCGGGCGGGCGCTCAGCGGGGCCGCCGTGGAGCTGGCGCTGGCCAGCTATCCGGGGTTCCATGTGCTGTCCCCACCGGGGAAGGGCTCGCCTTATGGGGTCTTCGAGGATGTGGCAGTACCCCATGGCGCCGTGGACCATATGGCGGTCCTCCACGACGGACGGCGCGTCCCCGTGCCGCCACCCCAGGAAACCCGGCCGCTGGAGGCCGTACCGGAGCCGGCCCTCCCCGACCCGCTCCCGCCCGGTCCGACGCGCCGCGCACCCCTCGGGCTGGTCGCCGGGGCCCGCAGCGGGGACAAGGGCGGGAACGCCAACGTCGGCGTCTGGACCCGCAGTGACGAGGCCTGGCGGTGGCTCGCGCACGAGCTGACCGCCGAGAGGTTCCGGCAGCTGATACCCGAGAGCCGGGACCTGCCCGTCACCCGGCACCTGCTGCCGAACCTCCGCGCGGTCAACTTCGTCGTCGAGGGCATCCTCGGCGCGGGCGTCGCCGCGCAGGCCCGCTTCGACCCGCAGGCCAAGGCCCTCGGCGAATGGCTGCGCTCCCGCCACCTGGACATCCCGGAGGTTCTGCTGTGACGGTTCTGCACACCTCCCTCGACACTGCGAGCCCCGAGCACCGGGCCAACCGCGAGGCCATGCTCGCCAAGCTCACCGAACTCGACGCCGAGCACGCCAAGGCCCTCGCGGGCGGCGGCGAGAAATACGTGCAACGGCACCGCAGGCGCGGCAAGCTGCTCGCACGGGAGCGGATCGAGCTGCTCCTCGACCCGGACACGCCCTTCCTGGAGCTGTCCCCGCTCGCCGCCTGGGGGAGCGACCACACCGTCGGCGCCTCGCTCGTCACCGGCATCGGCGTGGTCGAGGGCGTCGAGTGCCTGATCACCGCCAACGACCCGACCGTGCGCGGCGGCGCGAGCAACCCGTGGAGCCTGAAGAAGGCCCTGCGGGCGAACGACATCGCCCTCGCCAACCGGCTGCCCTGCATCTCCCTGGTGGAGTCCGGCGGCGCCGACCTGCCGTCCCAGAAGGAGATCTTCATCCCGGGCGGCGCCATCTTCCGCGACCTGACCCGGCTCTCCGCCGCCGGCATCCCGACCGTGGCGGTCGTCTTCGGCAACTCCACCGCCGGCGGCGCCTACGTCCCCGGCATGTCCGACCACGTGATCATGGTGAAGGAGCGGGCCAAGGTGTTCCTCGGCGGCCCGCCGCTGGTGAAGATGGCCACCGGCGAGGAGAGCGACGACGAGTCCCTGGGCGGCGCCGAGATGCACGCGCGTGTGTCGGGCCTCGCCGACCACTTCGCCGTGGACGAACCGGACGCGCTGCGGCAGGCGCGGCGGGTGGTGGCCCGCCTCAACCACCGCAAGGCCCACCCGGACCCCGGTCCCGCCGAGCCGCCCAAGTACGACCCGGAGGAGCTGCTGGGCATCGTCCCGGGCGACCTGAAGACCCCCTTCGACCCGCGCGAGGTCATCGCCCGGATCGTCGACGCCTCCGACTTCGACGAGTTCAAGCCGCTGTACGGGACCAGCCTGGTCACCGGCTGGGCCGCCCTGCACGGCTACCCGGTGGGCATCCTGGCCAACGCGCAGGGAGTGCTCTTCAGCGCCGAGTCGCAGAAGGCCGCCCAGTTCATCCAGCTCGCCAACCAGCGCGACATCCCGCTGCTCTTCCTGCACAACACCACCGGCTACATGGTCGGCAGGGAGTACGAACAGGGCGGGATCATCAAGCACGGCGCGATGATGATCAACGCGGTCAGCAACAGCCGGGTCCCGCACCTGTCCGTGCTCATGGGCGCGTCGTACGGCGCCGGGCACTACGGCATGTGCGGGCGGGCGTACGACCCCCGCTTCCTGTTCGCCTGGCCCAGCGCCAAGTCCGCCGTGATGGGCCCGCAGCAGCTCGCCGGGGTGCTGTCGATCGTCGCCCGGCAGTCCGCGGCGGCGAAGGGACAGCCGTACGACGAGGACGCGGACGCCGCCCTGCGCGCCATGGTGGAGCAGCAGATCGAGGCCGAGTCGCTGCCGATGTTCCTTTCCGGGCGGCTGTACGACGACGGCGTCATCGACCCGCGCGACACCCGTACCGTCCTCGGCCTGTGCCTGTCCGCCATCCACACCGCGCCCTACGAGGGCGCGCGCGGCGGCTTCGGCGTCTTCCGGATGTGACGGTCATGACGGATATGAGGGGTTCCGTGATTTCGACACTGCTCGTGGCCAACCGGGGCGAGATCGCCTGCCGGATCTTCCGCACCTGCCGTGAGCTGGGGATCCGGACGGTCGCCGTGCACTCGGACGCGGACGAGAACGCGCTCCACACGCGCGTGGCCGACACGGCGGTACGGCTGCCGGGCGCGGCGCCCGCCGAGACGTATCTGCGCGGCGACCTGGTCGTGAAGGCGGCCCTCGCCGCAGGCGCGGACGCCGTGCACCCCGGCTACGGCTTCCTCTCCGAGAACGCCGACTTCGCGCGTGCCGTCCTCGACGCCGGACTGGTGTGGATCGGGCCGCCCCCCGAGGCCATCGAGGCGATGGCGTCCAAGACCCGCGCCAAGGACCTGATGGGCATCGCGCCCCTCGACGCGGCCGACGTCACCGAGGCCGACCTGCCGGTGCTGGTGAAGGCGGCCGCCGGCGGCGGGGGGCGCGGCATGCGGGTCGTGCGCCGCCTGGAGGAGCTGAGCGCCGCACTGGAGGGCGCACGCGCCGAGGCCGCGAGCGCCTTCGGCGACGGCGAGGTCTTCGTCGAGCCCTACCTGGAGCGCGGCCGCCACGTCGAGGTGCAGATCCTCGCCGACACCCACGGCACCGTCCGGCCCCTCGGCACCCGCGACTGCTCCCTCCAGCGCCGCCACCAGAAGGTCATCGAGGAGGCCCCGGCACCCGGCCTCTCCGAGGGGCTCACCCAGGACCTGTACGCCCTGGCCGTACAGGCCGCGAGCGCCGTCGCCTACGTCGGCGCGGGAACCGTCGAGTTCCTGGTCGCCGACGGCCGCGCCCACTTCCTGGAGATGAACACCCGCCTCCAGGTCGAACACCCGGTGACGGAGGAGGTGTTCGGCGTCGACCTGGTGGCGGAACAGATCCGGATCGCCGAGGGCCACGCCCTCGCGGAGGACCCGCCACGCGCGCGTGGCCACGCGATCGAGGCCCGCCTGTACGCCGAGGACCCCGCCCACGACTGGGCCCCGCAGACCGGCACCCTGCACCACCTCGCCCTGCCGTCCGGCGTACGCCTGGACACCGGCTACACCGGCGGCGACACCATCGGCGTCCACTACGACCCGATGCTCGCCAAGGTCGTCGCCCACGCACCCACCCGCACGGAGGCGATCCGCCGGCTCGCCGGCGCACTGGAGCGCGCGGAGATCCACGGCCCGGTCACCAACCGCGACCTGCTCATCCGCTCCCTGCGCCACGAGGAGTTCGCGGCGGTCCGCATGGACACGGGCTTCTACGACCGCCACCTCGCCGCACTGACCGAGCCCACGCCCGACCCGTACGCCCCCCTGGCCGCCGCCCTCGCCGACACCCACGGCCGCTCCCGCTTCGGCGGCTGGCGCAACCTGCCCTCGGGGCCGCAGGTGAAGCGGTACGCGATGGCGGGGCAGGAGCACGAGGTCCGCTACCGGCACACCCGGCAGGGCCTCGCGGCCGACGGGGTGCGGGTCGTGCAGGCCGGGCCGCGCCTGGTCGTCCTCGAAGTGGACGGCGTGGAGCGCCGGTTCACGGTGGCGGCGTACGGCGACGAGGTCCACGTCAACACCACCCGGCTCACCGCCCTGCCCCGTTTCCCCGACCCCGCCACCCAGCTCGCCCCCGGTTCCCTGCTCGCGCCGATGCCGGGCACGGTCGTACGCATCGCCGACGGCCTGACCGAGGGGGCAACGGTCCAGGCCGGCCAGGGACTCATATGGGTGGAGGCGATGAAGATGCAGCACCAGATCTCGTCACCGGTCACCGGCGTGCTGGGCGCTTTGCACGCGGAGACCGGTCAGCAGGTGGAACCAGGAACGTTGCTCGCCGTAGTGCAGGAAACCTCTTCTTAGGAGCCTCATGTCTCCCGTCATCGAAACCGAAGAGCACAAAGCCCTCCGCTCCGCAGTGTCCGCCCTCGGCAACCGCTACGGCCGCGACTACCTCACCCGCACCATCGCCGAGGGCCGCCACCCCACCGAACTCTGGTCCGAAGCAGGCAAACTCGGCTACCTCGGCGTCAACCTTCCCGAGGAGTACGGAGGCGGAGGCGGCGGCGTCACCGAACTGTCCATCGTGCTGGAGGAACTGGGAGCGGCGGGATCCCCCCTGCTGATGCTCGTCGTCTCCCCGGCCATCTGCGGCACCGTGATCTCCCGCTTCGGCACCGAGGACCAGAAACGCGCCTGGCTCCCCGGCATCGCCGACGGCAC includes:
- a CDS encoding TIGR03084 family metal-binding protein; its protein translation is MADPTPVIDDLRAESDELDRLIAELTPEQWRLATPAPGWTLAHQIAHLAWTDRSALLAVTDARAFQALVEKALAAPDSFVDEGAEDGARLPPGELLRTWRTGRDALDRALRTAPPGARFPWYGPPMSAASMATARLMETWAHGLDIADALGVVRPPTDRLRHVARLGVRTRDFAHTVHGLTPPVEEFRVELTAEDGEVWAYGPEDAPQRVTGPALDFCLLVTQRAHRSDLALSAVGPDAGRWLDIAQAFAGPPGSGRPSKGDPA
- a CDS encoding acyclic terpene utilization AtuA family protein, which codes for MTGLRIGNFSGFYGDRFDALREMLTGGEIDVLTGDYLAELTMLILARDRLKDPGAGYARTFPRQLEDCLGLAHERGVRIVTNAGGLNPAGLATAVRELADRLGIPVRVAHVEGDDLTASHPGTLAAHAYLGGFGIAECLRAGADIVVTGRVTDAALVTGPAAAHFGWGRTDHDRLAGAVVAGHVLECGTQATGGNYAFFREGDVRRPGFPLAEIHADGSSVITKHPGTGGLVDVGTVTAQLLYETGGGRYAGPDVTARLDTVRLSQDGPDRVRIEGVRGEAPPPTLKAGLNRLGGFRNEVVFVLTGLDIEAKAALVREQLSDALAKSPPAEVRWELVRTDRADAGTEETASALLRLVVRDADERVVGRALSGAAVELALASYPGFHVLSPPGKGSPYGVFEDVAVPHGAVDHMAVLHDGRRVPVPPPQETRPLEAVPEPALPDPLPPGPTRRAPLGLVAGARSGDKGGNANVGVWTRSDEAWRWLAHELTAERFRQLIPESRDLPVTRHLLPNLRAVNFVVEGILGAGVAAQARFDPQAKALGEWLRSRHLDIPEVLL
- a CDS encoding acyl-CoA carboxylase subunit beta, translated to MTVLHTSLDTASPEHRANREAMLAKLTELDAEHAKALAGGGEKYVQRHRRRGKLLARERIELLLDPDTPFLELSPLAAWGSDHTVGASLVTGIGVVEGVECLITANDPTVRGGASNPWSLKKALRANDIALANRLPCISLVESGGADLPSQKEIFIPGGAIFRDLTRLSAAGIPTVAVVFGNSTAGGAYVPGMSDHVIMVKERAKVFLGGPPLVKMATGEESDDESLGGAEMHARVSGLADHFAVDEPDALRQARRVVARLNHRKAHPDPGPAEPPKYDPEELLGIVPGDLKTPFDPREVIARIVDASDFDEFKPLYGTSLVTGWAALHGYPVGILANAQGVLFSAESQKAAQFIQLANQRDIPLLFLHNTTGYMVGREYEQGGIIKHGAMMINAVSNSRVPHLSVLMGASYGAGHYGMCGRAYDPRFLFAWPSAKSAVMGPQQLAGVLSIVARQSAAAKGQPYDEDADAALRAMVEQQIEAESLPMFLSGRLYDDGVIDPRDTRTVLGLCLSAIHTAPYEGARGGFGVFRM
- a CDS encoding acetyl/propionyl/methylcrotonyl-CoA carboxylase subunit alpha; translation: MISTLLVANRGEIACRIFRTCRELGIRTVAVHSDADENALHTRVADTAVRLPGAAPAETYLRGDLVVKAALAAGADAVHPGYGFLSENADFARAVLDAGLVWIGPPPEAIEAMASKTRAKDLMGIAPLDAADVTEADLPVLVKAAAGGGGRGMRVVRRLEELSAALEGARAEAASAFGDGEVFVEPYLERGRHVEVQILADTHGTVRPLGTRDCSLQRRHQKVIEEAPAPGLSEGLTQDLYALAVQAASAVAYVGAGTVEFLVADGRAHFLEMNTRLQVEHPVTEEVFGVDLVAEQIRIAEGHALAEDPPRARGHAIEARLYAEDPAHDWAPQTGTLHHLALPSGVRLDTGYTGGDTIGVHYDPMLAKVVAHAPTRTEAIRRLAGALERAEIHGPVTNRDLLIRSLRHEEFAAVRMDTGFYDRHLAALTEPTPDPYAPLAAALADTHGRSRFGGWRNLPSGPQVKRYAMAGQEHEVRYRHTRQGLAADGVRVVQAGPRLVVLEVDGVERRFTVAAYGDEVHVNTTRLTALPRFPDPATQLAPGSLLAPMPGTVVRIADGLTEGATVQAGQGLIWVEAMKMQHQISSPVTGVLGALHAETGQQVEPGTLLAVVQETSS